TTGAGCGAGAGGGCGCGCTCGATGAAGGGAATCCCATCGGCGGGATCGCCGACGATCAGGGCCTTGGCCCCTGCGAGCAGCGCCAGCGTATCGGCGTTGTTCCTGCCATATTCGAGCGCTCGGGCGTGGGCCTCCGCAGCACCGGCGAGATCACCGATGCAGGCTTTGAAATCGCCGATGCAGGTATGGCCGGCCGGATCCGTCGGATCGAGCCGCAGCGCCGCCTCGGCGGCGCTTCGCCAGTTCTTTCTTGCGCTTTCGAGGTCGTGGCCGAAGCCGTTGGCTGCCTGTATGGAATGGGCGTAGGCAAGCTCCGTCCAGGCGCGTGCGCGCGTCGGATCGAGTTCGATCGAGCGGGTGAGCAACTGCATGGCGGCGGCGTTGCCGTCGGGGCTGAAGCGATTGTGCTGTTCGACGCCAAGCAGGAAGTAGTCATAGGCCTGCAGGCTGCCCGGCGGCTTCTGCCGGCTCGCCTTGCGGCCGATGGCCGCCAGCGTGCCGAAGCAGCCGGCGAGCACGTTGATGACGCTTTCGGTGAGGCTGTCCTGCAGCGTCAGCACGTCTTCCATCGTGCGCTCGTAGCGCTCGCTCCAGAGCGTCATGCCGCTGCGCGTGTCTGAAAGCTGGATCGTCAGGCGGACCCGCCGGTCGTCGGCGCGCAGCTGCCCGGTGATGGCATATGTGGCGCCAACCGCCTGAACATGGTCTTCGAAGCTTTCGGGCCTGTTGCCGAGCAGCTTCATCGTATGGAAGGCGATGACGGGCAGATCGGCGAAGCGCGCGAGATCGACGCAGATGTCGGATGACAATCCATCTGCAAAACGGTGCCAGCGCTCCTCCGGATTGAGGCTTTCGATGGGGAAGACCGCGAGTGTCGGTGAGGCCGGCTCAGCCACCCGCGATGGCGCGACTGCTTGCGTTGCCGTCCTGCCGGCCACCATCTGCGCGACCGCGGCGGCAAGCTCGATCTTGTTGCGGACGCCGAGCTTGCCGTAGATCGTCGCCAGATGCGTGCGCACGGTCGACGGCGCGATGAACAGCGCCTCGCCGATTTCGCGATAGGTCAGGCCGGCGGCAAAACGCTCGGCCACGGCGCGCTCGCGGTCTGACAAGGCTTCGGTGGCGACTTGTGGTGTCGGGATACGGTTCATGGCTGCTTCCTGCCATCTGACCGGGCCGTTTTCAATGGCGACATAGGGCAAGGTGCCACAGCGCCCCTCACGCGTCCAACGGGACGCGCGATGCTCCCGGCAAAATACTACAAATGCAGGAGAGGAAAACACAGCAGCTGCGCGATGTGGCGCGCAGGCGACGCGCCTAGAGTTCTCACCAGTGTTTCAACGCCCCTGAGGGGGCCAGAAGAGGTGGGAACGGCGATGAGCAGCCTGCTTTCCGGAATGTCCGATTTCTATCACGCCGTCCGGCTGGATCTCAGCCAGCCGGCCAAGCATCTGGCCGACAGCCTTGGCCGTCACGATCCCTTCCGCATCCTTGTCATCTGGGAGGACCGCGTTCGTGTCCGCGAGCAACTTCAGCGGATGGCCGACCAATATCCGGAGCGGCTGAGGGATATCGGGATGACCATGGCGCAGGTGCGCGCTGAGACGAACAAGGCCTTCTGGCAACGCTGATTGATCCGGGGAGATGGGAAAAGGCGGCACGCACCGTGCCGCCTTTTCGTTTTTCAGTTGCCGGCGCTTTCCATGCGCCGTGTCTTCAGCACGCGCTCGAGCCAGCCGATCTCCATCTCCGGAACCGACTTCAGAAGCAGGTCGGTATAGTCGTCGAAGGGCGGCGACAGCACCTTCGACTTCGGACCGAAGCGCACGAGGCGGCCGCGATGCATGACCGCGACGCTGTCGGCGATCGCCCGCACGATGGCGATGTCGTGGGTGATAAAGACATAGGAAACAGCGGTTTCCTCCTGAAGCTTCAAAAGCAGATTCAGGATGCCTTCGGCGACCAGCGGATCAAGGGCCGAGCTCGGCTCGTCGCAGAGGATCAGCTCGGGCTTCGCCGCCAAGGCGCGGGCGATCGCCACACGCTGCTTCTGCCCGCCCGAAAGTTCCGCCGGGTACCGGTCGAGGAAGCGGCTGCCCATCTCGATCTGGTCGAGCAGCTCGTTCACCCGCTCGGTCTTCTTCTGGCCGTGCAGGCCGAAGTAGAAGGAGAGCGGGCGGCCGACGATGTCACGCACCGTCTGGCGCGGGTTCATCGCGGTATCGGCCATCTGGTAGATCATCTGGATGCGGCGCAGCTCGTCGTTGCTGCGGCCCTTCAGGGCGCGCGGCAGCTCCTTGCCTTCGAACGAGATGCGACCCTCGGTCGGCGGCAGGAGCCCGGTGATGACGCGGGCGAGCGTCGACTTGCCTGAACCGCTTTCGCCGACGATCGCCAGTGTCTGGCCCTTCGGCAGATGCATCGAGACATCGTGCAGCACCTTGAAGCCGTTGGCATAGCCGGCGCTGATATTCTCGATCTTCAGCTGCGTCCCGGTCTGGTCGGCAGCTTCCTCGCGTTTCGTCTGGCGGACGCTGACGAGTGCCCGGGTGTAGTCTTCCCGCGGAGCCTCGATGATCTGTTTCGTCGAGCCGTATTCCACCGTCTTGCCATGGCGCAGCACCATGATGTCGTCGGAGATCTGGGCAACGACCGCGAGATCGTGGGTGATGTAGAGGGCTGCCGTGTGCGTCTCCTCGATCGCATGCTTGATCGCGGCGAGCACGTCGATCTGGGTGGTGACGTCGAGCGCGGTCGTCGGCTCGTCGAAGACGATCAGTTCCGGATTGGGGCAGAGCGCCATGGCGGTCATGGCGCGCTGCAGTTGCCCGCCGGAGACCTGATGCGGATAGCGGTCACCGAAGGTTTCCGGATTGGGCAGGCCCAGCACCCGGAACAGATAGAGCGCCCGCTTCTTGGCCTCCTCGCGGCTCATGATGCCGTGGCGCAGCGACGCCTCGATCACCTGATCGCCGAGCCTATGGGCCGGGTTGAAGGCGGCAGCGGCCGATTGCGCGACATAGCAGACGCGGGCGCCGCGGATCGAGCGGATGCCTTGTCTGTCGAGCGTCAGGATATCCTTGCCGTCGAGCAGGACCTGACCGCCGGTGATGCGTACGCCGCCGCGGCCGTAGGCCAATGCAGACAACCCGATCGTCGACTTGCCGGCGCCGGACTCGCCGATAAGGCCGAGCACCTTGCCTTTTTGCACGGCGAAGGAGACGCCCTCGACGAGGGTGACGACCTTGGGCGGTTCGCCAGGCGGATAGCTGGTCGCTTCGATCTTGAGGTTCTTGACGGAAAGCATCTCAGGCATCGCCGCGTCCTCCCTTGAGGCTGGAGGTACGTTTCATCAGCCAGTCGACCACGAGGTTGACGCAGATCGCGAGCGTGGCGATCGCCGCACCCGGGATGAGCGCTGCCGAGATACCGAAGATGATGCCGTCTTTGTTGTCCTTGACCATGCCGCCCCAGTCGGCGGCCGGCGGCTGGATGCCGAGGCCGAGGAATGAGAGGGTGGAGAGAAACAGGATGGAAAAGGCGAAGCGCAGGCCGAATTCGGCGAGCAGCGGCGACAGCGTGTTCGGCAGGATCTCGCGGAAGATGATCCAGAGCGAACCTTCGCCGCGCAGCCTTGCCGCCTCGACGAACTCCATGACCGCGACGTCGAGCGCCACGGCGCGGCCGATGCGGAAGACGCGGGTTGAGTCGAGTACCGCCATCACCAGGATCAGAATCCAGAGATGCTGCGGCAGCACGGCGAGAACGACGAGGGCGAAGATCAGTGTCGGGATCGCCATCATCAGGTCGTTGAAGCGGGAGAACAGCTGGTCGGTGAAGCCGCCGACGACGGCGGCGGTGAAGCTCAGGAGCATGCCCAGCGAGAAGGAGAGCACGGTTGCCGCCAGCGCCACGAAGATGGTGGTGCGGGCGCCATAGATCAGACGCGACAGCAGATCGCGGCCGAGATTGTCGGTGCCGAGCAGGAAGTCGCCGCCGGCCGGCAGCCAGACGTCGCCGACCACGTCGCGCTCGCCGAAGGGGGCGATGACGGGCGCAAAGAGGGCGCAGAAGATCGCAATCGCGATGCCGGCGATGCCGATCCAGGCGCTGAAGGGAATGGATCTCAGGTTCATCGCGGATGCCTCAGTCTCGGGTTGGCGATGATCGCGAGAATGTCGGCCGCCATGTTCAGGAAGATGTAGAAGGCGGCAAAGATCAGGCCGCAGGCCTGGACGACGGGCATGTCGCGCACGGTCACCGCATCCACCATGTATTGGCCCATGCCGGGATAGACGAAGACCACTTCGACGACGACCACGCCGACGACGAGATAGGCAAGGTTGAGCGCAATGACATTGATGACCGGCGCCACGGTGTTGGGAGCGGCATGGCGCGCGATGATGCGGAACATGCCGAGCCCCTTCAGTTCCGCCGTCTCGACATAGGCCGACGACATGACGTTGAGGATCGCCGCGCGGGTCATGCGCATCATGTGGGCGAGAACGACGAGAACCAGCGTCGCGACGGGAAGCGCGATCGCCGAGAGCCGTTCGGTGAAGGTCATGCTGTCATAGACGGTCGCGGGGAAGGTCGCGACGCCGTATTTGACGGCAAAGAACATGATCAGCAGATAGCCGACGAAGAACTCGGGCAGGGAGATGGCTGCGAGCGAGACGACGTTGATGATCTTGTCGGGCAGCCGGTTTCGAAACTGTACCGCAAGCATGCCGAGCCCGACGGCGAGCGGCACGGAAACGAGGGCCGCGAAGAAGGCGAGGAACAGCGAATTGCCGAGGCGCTTGGAAATCTGTTCGCCGACCGAGTTCTTGCTCGCCCAGGACGTTCCGAAATCGCCCTGCAGGGCGCCGCCGAGCCAGGAGACGTAGCGTTCGGTCCAGGGGCGATCGAGGCCGAGATCCTTGCGGATGTTTTCGACCGCCTGCGGCGTTGCCGACTGGCCGAGATAGGTGGTGGCGAAGTCGCCCGGAAGCGCCTCGATGCCGCCGAAGATCATCAGCGATACGGCAAAGAGCAGCCCGACGCTCAGGCCGAGGCGCTGCAGGACCAACGCCGCGAGCGGGCGGCGGAAGGTGAAGCGCCGCCAGAAGGTGCCGTCGATTTCACCATTCGAGGGATTGGCGGCAGGGTTTGGTTTTGCTGGTACTCCGGAAAGTTCGGCAGACCGCGGGTGTGTTGCACCCGCGGTTCCATCCGTCGAAACCGGACCAGTGAGCGGTCCGCTTTCCATCATCATGCGTCCAGCCATACCCGGGTTGCGACGTAACCGTTCGACATGTCGTTGCCGATATCGTGCACATAGCCCTTCACCTGCTTGGTGGAGGCGTTCACGAAGTCGTTGAACATCGGCAGGATCAGGCCGCCTTCGTCACGCACCATCATGGCCATGGTGCGGTACATGTCCTTGCGCTTGGCCTCGTCGAGTTCGGCGCGGGCCTCGAGCAGGATCTTGTCGAAGTCCGGGCGCTTGAAGCGGGTGTCGTTCCAGTCGGCGGTCGACAGGTAAGCGGTGGAGTACATCTGGTCCTGGGTCGGACGGCCGCCCCAGTAGGAGGTGGAGAAGGGCTGCACGTTCCAGACGTTGGTCCAGTAGCCGTCGCCCGGCTCGCGCTTGACCTCAATCTCGATGCCCGCCTTCTTGGCGCTTTCCTGGTAGAGCACGGCCGCATCGACAGCCCCTGGGAACGCGACGTCGGAGGTGCGCAGGAGCACCGGTCCGCTATGGCCGGATTTCTTGTAGTGGAAGGCCGCCTTGTCCGGATCGTAGGCGCGCTGCTCGATGCCTTCCGGGAAGAGGGCATAGGTATCGTTGATCGGGAAGTCGTTGCCGACCTTGCCGTAGCCGCCGAGGATGCGCTGGACCATGGTCTCGCGGTCCATCGAATATTTCAGCGCCATGCGCAGGTCGTTGTTGTCGAAGGGCGCGGTGTTGCAATGCATGATGAACACGTAGTGGCCGCGGCCGGACGTGTTCAGGATCTCGACCGTCGGCGCCTTCTTCAGAAGGTTGACCGTCTTCGGATCGACGCGGTTGATGTAGTGCACCTGGCCGGAAGAAAGGGCTGCGATGCGAGCGGTCGCGTCGTTCATGGCGATGAGTTCTACCGAGTCCACGTAGCCGCGGTCGGTGCGCCAGTCGTCGGCGTTCTTCTCGAAGGTGGCGCGAACGCCGGCTTCGAAACTCGTTACCTTGAAGGGACCGGTACCGATCATCGCGTCCGGCTTGTCGATGCCGCCGCCCGGCTGGATGATCAAGTGATAGTCGGTCAGAAGCAGCGGCAGGTCGGCATTGCCTTCGGTCAGTACCAGCACCAGCTTGTCGCCGTCGGCCTTGATTTCCTTGATCGACTTCATCACACCGAGCGCGCCGGACTCCGACTTTTCGTCGGTGTGGCGCTGCAGCGTCTTGATGACGTCGTCGAGCGTCAGTTCCTTGCCGTCATGGAATTTCACGCCCTTGCGGATGGCGAAGGTCCAGGTCGACGCATCGGCTGATGGCTCCCAGGATTCGGCAAGGGCCGGCACTGGCGCGCCCGTCGTCGGGTGGCTTTCGACCAGCATGTCGCCCCAGTTGCGGCCGACGACGAACATGAACTGCGAAAGCGCCTTGGCCGGATCCTTCGAATCGGTCGCAGCCGCACCTTCGAGACCGAGCTTCAGGTGGCCGCCGCGCTTCGGCTCCTGCGCCTGAGCGCTGGTGGCAAACAGCGTGCCTGCGGTCGAGGCGAGAATGCCGGCAGCGGCTGCGCGGCCCAAAAACTCGCGGCGGTTCATCTTGCCGAGCATGACCTGGCGTGTGAGGTAATCCTTGTAATCGCTCATTCCCCTGTTCCCTTCTGTTGTCGGCATTCGCCGTTCGTAGTGGTTGGTAGAGATTGCTGCGTACAGCCATTGTATCAGATGGCTTCGGATCGGCCTGACGGCCGCTTATTCTTCTCTTTCTGTCGTCTTCTCCTTCCCCAGCCGGGGGCGTCCTTCGTTCAGATCGATAAGCGTAATCGCTGGAACTCTTCTTGTAACGCCCTAAATTACAATTTATTTCCATAAGGTTGGCTTATGGATGCGTGTTTGATGGCGCGCGGCTTTTCCCGCGCGTCTCGTCACGTCTTGGTGCCGGTCGCCCGGCTCGGTTGCCTGCGCCGCCAAGGCTTGGCGGGGATGCGCTTTCGGTGATTTCACGCGAAAGCGGGATGCTCTAGCGACCCTTCCAGACGGGGTCGCGCTTCTCGGTGAAGGCGCGCACGCCTTCCAGCTGGTCTTCGCTCGAATAGAGAATGTCGACGGTCTTGAACTGCCGTTTGGTGATCTTGTTCATCGTCCCCTGGAAGGTGTCGCCCTCGGCGGCGCGCACCACTTCCTTGATCGCGGCATAAACGAGCGGCGGGCCGCTTTCGAGCAGGCGCGCCAGTTCCCAGGCGCGATCCATCAGCTTGCCCGCCGGCAGGATCTCGTTGACGAAACCCCAGCGGTTGG
The nucleotide sequence above comes from Ensifer sp. PDNC004. Encoded proteins:
- a CDS encoding LuxR C-terminal-related transcriptional regulator yields the protein MNRIPTPQVATEALSDRERAVAERFAAGLTYREIGEALFIAPSTVRTHLATIYGKLGVRNKIELAAAVAQMVAGRTATQAVAPSRVAEPASPTLAVFPIESLNPEERWHRFADGLSSDICVDLARFADLPVIAFHTMKLLGNRPESFEDHVQAVGATYAITGQLRADDRRVRLTIQLSDTRSGMTLWSERYERTMEDVLTLQDSLTESVINVLAGCFGTLAAIGRKASRQKPPGSLQAYDYFLLGVEQHNRFSPDGNAAAMQLLTRSIELDPTRARAWTELAYAHSIQAANGFGHDLESARKNWRSAAEAALRLDPTDPAGHTCIGDFKACIGDLAGAAEAHARALEYGRNNADTLALLAGAKALIVGDPADGIPFIERALSLNPLGPPWYHGMFGRVLFVVGRYRECLSALEKSSQESPNTLMFQAMAHAYLGEMGEAAEVAARLRTQFPSFTVEGFVAGYPISNPPALSAVREGARLARLD
- a CDS encoding DUF1127 domain-containing protein — protein: MSSLLSGMSDFYHAVRLDLSQPAKHLADSLGRHDPFRILVIWEDRVRVREQLQRMADQYPERLRDIGMTMAQVRAETNKAFWQR
- a CDS encoding ABC transporter ATP-binding protein, with translation MPEMLSVKNLKIEATSYPPGEPPKVVTLVEGVSFAVQKGKVLGLIGESGAGKSTIGLSALAYGRGGVRITGGQVLLDGKDILTLDRQGIRSIRGARVCYVAQSAAAAFNPAHRLGDQVIEASLRHGIMSREEAKKRALYLFRVLGLPNPETFGDRYPHQVSGGQLQRAMTAMALCPNPELIVFDEPTTALDVTTQIDVLAAIKHAIEETHTAALYITHDLAVVAQISDDIMVLRHGKTVEYGSTKQIIEAPREDYTRALVSVRQTKREEAADQTGTQLKIENISAGYANGFKVLHDVSMHLPKGQTLAIVGESGSGKSTLARVITGLLPPTEGRISFEGKELPRALKGRSNDELRRIQMIYQMADTAMNPRQTVRDIVGRPLSFYFGLHGQKKTERVNELLDQIEMGSRFLDRYPAELSGGQKQRVAIARALAAKPELILCDEPSSALDPLVAEGILNLLLKLQEETAVSYVFITHDIAIVRAIADSVAVMHRGRLVRFGPKSKVLSPPFDDYTDLLLKSVPEMEIGWLERVLKTRRMESAGN
- a CDS encoding ABC transporter permease → MNLRSIPFSAWIGIAGIAIAIFCALFAPVIAPFGERDVVGDVWLPAGGDFLLGTDNLGRDLLSRLIYGARTTIFVALAATVLSFSLGMLLSFTAAVVGGFTDQLFSRFNDLMMAIPTLIFALVVLAVLPQHLWILILVMAVLDSTRVFRIGRAVALDVAVMEFVEAARLRGEGSLWIIFREILPNTLSPLLAEFGLRFAFSILFLSTLSFLGLGIQPPAADWGGMVKDNKDGIIFGISAALIPGAAIATLAICVNLVVDWLMKRTSSLKGGRGDA
- a CDS encoding ABC transporter permease; the protein is MAGRMMMESGPLTGPVSTDGTAGATHPRSAELSGVPAKPNPAANPSNGEIDGTFWRRFTFRRPLAALVLQRLGLSVGLLFAVSLMIFGGIEALPGDFATTYLGQSATPQAVENIRKDLGLDRPWTERYVSWLGGALQGDFGTSWASKNSVGEQISKRLGNSLFLAFFAALVSVPLAVGLGMLAVQFRNRLPDKIINVVSLAAISLPEFFVGYLLIMFFAVKYGVATFPATVYDSMTFTERLSAIALPVATLVLVVLAHMMRMTRAAILNVMSSAYVETAELKGLGMFRIIARHAAPNTVAPVINVIALNLAYLVVGVVVVEVVFVYPGMGQYMVDAVTVRDMPVVQACGLIFAAFYIFLNMAADILAIIANPRLRHPR
- a CDS encoding ABC transporter substrate-binding protein; its protein translation is MSDYKDYLTRQVMLGKMNRREFLGRAAAAGILASTAGTLFATSAQAQEPKRGGHLKLGLEGAAATDSKDPAKALSQFMFVVGRNWGDMLVESHPTTGAPVPALAESWEPSADASTWTFAIRKGVKFHDGKELTLDDVIKTLQRHTDEKSESGALGVMKSIKEIKADGDKLVLVLTEGNADLPLLLTDYHLIIQPGGGIDKPDAMIGTGPFKVTSFEAGVRATFEKNADDWRTDRGYVDSVELIAMNDATARIAALSSGQVHYINRVDPKTVNLLKKAPTVEILNTSGRGHYVFIMHCNTAPFDNNDLRMALKYSMDRETMVQRILGGYGKVGNDFPINDTYALFPEGIEQRAYDPDKAAFHYKKSGHSGPVLLRTSDVAFPGAVDAAVLYQESAKKAGIEIEVKREPGDGYWTNVWNVQPFSTSYWGGRPTQDQMYSTAYLSTADWNDTRFKRPDFDKILLEARAELDEAKRKDMYRTMAMMVRDEGGLILPMFNDFVNASTKQVKGYVHDIGNDMSNGYVATRVWLDA